The window TGTTTTCTTCACAAAAGTCACAAAATGGGCATTATCTTGATTTCACAGGAAACAATTACAGAACAGTTGTAGAATTTAACTAGTCATAACTGAGCACGGTTCAAATTTCAGTTCCACTGCTTCCTACAACGTGGTAATACATGGAGCCAGGTAATTCTAAATCCTCATTCCCTTCCAATTTTAACCATATTTATTTACCAGTTTTATATTAGCATGGTCATGGTAATTGATCATTCTTTCCTTAATACCAACTCTAGCTTGTTAGCTCAGACAATTTAACAGAAACCACTTGCAGTTAAAGACGATCCGAATATAATGTATTTTCTCTAGAATTTCTATAAGGATGAAAATTTTAAAGAGCGTGCTTCATAGCAGAAGCACTGTTGGGAGCTCTACTTATTTTAGTCTTGTATTCTCAAAGAGAAGTCCCCCGTTGTTTAACACTGCTGTTATGATGCCCTAAAAATGAGTCAAACATTTCTGAGTAATACTGTACAGGGCAATATTTTATTAGGACATGCTTACTCTGTTTTATGGTTAAGTCCTTGAAATTGGTGACCTATACGGTTTCTATTTTTGAGAGAAACTATTTTCTCCTTTAGATGTTCCCTTCTATTTCACACCTTGTATGGGTTTCTGGACTTCTCTGTGCCTGTCATCATATTCTTGTAGTCTCTAGGGTACCAGTCCCTAGTCTGCTGAGCCAGTTCTACAGGCTCAGCAAAAAGAAATGACGAACAGTGATGGACGTGATTAATCTCTTATATTTATGAGGAATCTGGTACTTGCCTCTAGCCCTTCAAATTTCAGTTCTTGATTTCAAATCTGGTGTCtggtccccccccccctttttttttttaattgtgtattgACTTTTTAAGGCCGTTAGATGAGTCTGGAAACCCAGTGTTTTaagagaaattagagggaaaccTTGTTTTTAGCTACTCAAAAGGTTGCCTACAGAATCACTTGGGAGCTTGTTAGGTCCTGAATCAATTTGCACTTTTAACAAGATCTGTGGCTCTTTTGAAACCCCAACAATTTTTGAAAAGCCCTGTTCACCCTCTGGTTTTATTTATAGAGGGGAATACTGGTCAGTCATTTATTCAATACATTTTAGTCCTTCCTTTGCTCAAAGGGCTCAAAATTAAACTGATTTTGGGTATATCTAAAGTTTGGAGACATGATTTGTGAAAATTAGTTCTCCAATAAACATAGGCTCAGGGTCTTTTGGGACATGAGGGGTTATGTCTAGGAGGACTTCCCAGAGGAGCTGAGCCCTTGAGGTTTACTAGGCAGTCCAGAAGGGGAATAGCATTTCAAGCAGAAGGGCTCGCATGTCAGAGGACAACAGAAGTGTGAAGGTGGTGTATTTGGGGCTTGCAAGTGTAATACTGTGCAACAGTGCAACGTCCTATGAGAGGGAGAGAAGTGAGGATTGCAAATGTTTTGCATTTTTCCTAAAGGTAATAATGATAGGCTTTATTTACTGACTACACTGTGGATGGGGTTTTGAACTGGTTTCGTTTCTGGTTAGaaccctgctgagaacttgcatttccgaCACGTTCCCAGCAAGTTGTACAGAAGAACCACCTggagggtcttgttaaaatgtaggttctgattgaaggcatctggggtggaaatgcaggttctcagcaggggttcgaaccggTTTGAAGTCCTGCACCAAACATTTTACTCAAGTTAACATCATATAGGTGGGTACCTGCTTATCTCCAACTTTGTAGATAACAGGCAAGGAGAGCAAGTCAGTACATGCAGCCAGAGTTCAAATCCTGGTAgtagagggagggggaggaattCAGGAATGAGGGAGTGGAGTAAAATACAGCAATGACAAATGGAGGTCAAGTCTGACACCAGCTGAGAGATCCTCGTTGGATTTGACAGATTACTGGTGGTCCAGCAAGTGCGATTTTAACTGAACGCTGTGTGCACATGTCAGATTAAGATGGTTTTAAGAAAGTATGGGAGGTGAGGAAAAGGTTGCATCCGCAGTTTTCTTGAAAGTTTGTGAAAGGAAACAAACTTCATGGTGTAGTGGGCAGAGACTGGGAGCCAGAGCTGGGGTGGAATTCTGACTCTGCCGCCTCTGGGTGATGCTGGGTGCTAAACCGTCCGAGGACGCCTCTGTTCCCTCACTCGTAAGTGGGCCTAATTCCTATCtctcagggttgttgtgaggattaaatgagatcatgtagGTGAAATACCAGCGACCCTGTATATACTCTATAAAATGAATTGTTAAGGTTGAGAGGGTTTGTTTTTAAAGATAAGAATGTTAACAGGTTTAAAAGAACCTACAGCCACAAGACCTTGAGAAGACTATAAGGAGCGGAAAGGGGTGGCCTGTGGTCTCGCAGCCAGCGACATCTGCGTCCCGTGCTCACACCTCCCAGGATTTATCTGGAGGGACTTAAAAACAAATGTCAATCTCAGAAAATGAGTGCTATGGAGGATTTTTGCCTTAAAGCTAAGTATGACTTCCAAGCATACTTTTTCCACTTAGCTTGCCTAAAGGTGTAGGTTGGGGGTGATTTggggagggagtgtgggagatGTGGGTCCGTTCAAGCCCCTACAAGCTGCCCTTGGCGCAGATACTACCCGAGGGGCTCTCTGGCGACTCCTGACGCGTGTGCGTGATCATCTCTCGCCATTTCCTGCGCCCCCGCCCGCGCCCAGCACCCCCGGAGACACACCCACCTGGCGGGTGGCCGGCGCGCACCCGGGGCTGCGGCCGAGGCGTCTCCTAGCAACCAGCCGCCAGCCTCGGCCCAGGTGGAGCGGGGCTGACATGGACCAGCCAGTCATCACCCTCACCACCACCAATGTAAGGGACGACCTGGGGCCTCCCTCCTGCCGCCACCACCACCGCCGAGTCCTCCCGGGCTCAGCTGCTCTTCTCCCGCCTCCCTGAATCCCGGCCCTTGCGCCTCCGGCTCTCTTTCCttcttctgtctgtctctccctgCCCCACTTGTCACCCgcgggcctttcttcctggacCTTTCTGGATCTCTCCttcgttttgttttcttctctaacCTTTCTGCCTTGGGTGACACAACTTTTTCACTTTGTCCTCCGTCGGTCGGAGAATGGGGTTTCCCTTCCCGTATCAGTATTTCAGACATGCTTTATCTCGTATTTGAATATTggtaaaatatttgaaattaccTTTCTTTTGAAATAACCTGCCTGCAATCTTTCAACTTAAAGTGACGGGAAGATGAGTGGAGTTCAGACCAGCGGCTTTGGACAAAATGAAACGGCGGTTACTAGTTACTTCTTTTAGACACATGTCATGTTGGCTTCTTCGCTGTTCTCCCACCTCGTTTCCCTGGTTCCTAGGTAGAAATGGAGCCGCTGTGGAGATGCTTGGGGAGACCTGGCTTGACCTGCCCGAGAAAGTTCAATTTCTGTGACTATAAATGTGCAACAGAGAAGAGTCAACAGACATCTAATAAAGGGAACATATAGGAAGAAATTCAGACTTAGCAGTGTGTGTGAAACGTTTGCAGAGACATGCACATACCTTATAGTAAAATAAAGCCTGCTGGGTACTCATAAATGCAGTGGATTTAACTTACTAGACAGGAAGAATAAATTATATCCATTTTCCCGATTagattgtttatatttttaatgcaTTCCTGTTTGAGGAAACTCATATTTAATGGTAATAACAAAGCATTATAACTGAGACTACAACTCCATAATTAATGATTTTACCTAGAACTTACTGTGGAAGACAAGTGCTTCCTTGAAAACCGCAGAACACTAAAGTAATCCTCTTCTTGACTTGGCAGCTGAGACATTAAAAATAatggctaccatttattgagcgctGGTTGTGAATGCAAGCCTTTGTATACACAATGCCCTGTTCTGACACCAAACCTGGTAGTGCCCTATTTTTATACTCTGTGGAAGCTGAGGCTCATAAGGCTTATGAGGCTGTTAAGTTGCCCAGTGCACCTAGCtattaaatggcagagctggggttcAAGTCCAAGTCTGTCTGGCTCTTTTATCATTCTGCCTCTCAAGTTTCACAGGCTCTAGCTGGACAAGCCTAAGAGAACTGGAGCGCTGTCACATTTGAGAAGTGTATGTAAACCTAGGAAATGACATTTCTCAACGTTTGCCATGTTGCCGGGAACTTGTATCCCAATAGTGCCTTGATAGAGCTATACACTTTGACCTTGAGCACCTAGCTGAATCACCTGAGCCAAAAATCTAATTCGTAGTAACACAATTTTGGATTTATACAACTCTTCTCCTTCCTAAGAGCACAGCTTTTATCACATCTAATATTTTCTTGCAACATCTCTGTGAGATGAGGATGTTTATTACTCTCATTTGACCAAAGGGAatttagatatttaaaaaaacacttaAGATCATAAAGTAGCAATTTCCGGAAACATTACAGGCAAAATTTATCCTTATGCAGCTTTTATTTTAATACCGACTGACCCATTTGGTGAAGATGTTAATTTCTTCAAGtacttgttttataaattatatttaaacttCAAGAGAGCGCCTCTCAAATGAACAAGCATATATTGTGTCTGTTACTAGAAACCAACCCGGAAGTCATCATCTTTTGAAAGAGAAGGATGGTGGAGAATAGCACTAACAGTACGTATATTTTCAGTCTTTTCAATTCAGATTATTCTTATTTCCATTAATATTTTAGTCAGCCTTACCTCTTAAGTCAGTGACAGTTAATGGTAAGAACACAGTGGTTGTTCAGATCTATGTAGTATCAGCATATGAGTGAGAAGTTAGCTTTGCGTTTTCAATGCCATAAAAGCTTGGAAAAGCAAAGCAACTCTGAGAATCCAGGTGCTTTGTAGATAGGAATCTAGATAAGGTCATCCCAGTTTATGATCTTGGTAAGAGtgcacaaagaagaaaaaatacatgcTGGAAGGTGTTTTGGTTTCAGTTTTTGTCTGACTTAGGTGGTCTAGTGCCTATGAGAACTTTTGTTAACATGGTCCATGTACAAAAGCAAGATGGTCCAACTGAAAAATGACCATAAGACCCCTGCCCCCTCAAGAGAAATAATTTCTAGATTTTGGAAATACTTTCTGTTAACATACCTAGACAACAGAGGGACCCCATGGGTCCAAGGATTTTGGAATGTAACTAATTGTAATGGCAGAGCTGAGTGGCATGCTCCGTGGAAAGATGGCTGCAGGAGAAACAGCGACTAAACTTTCAGGTCTGCTCGTTTAGGCACATCGTGTTTGAGATTTGGAAGTACCAAACCTCTTACTGGACTCATtagaccctgtgctctgccagtTCATCCCAGCCTCATACTATTATCCTTTAGCTTCCCACTTGAGGGTTGGAAACCAACACATAGTATATACTAAGCAAAGGTAGAATAACTTTTATTTTGTCAAGAAGCTATCCTGAAAGTcagtcaccaaaggacaaatattgtatgacctcacttacatgaaatatctagaataggcaaatacatagagatcaAAGTATAAAAGAGGTTACCAGGGACGGGAGGAGGGGCAGGTCGTTTAGGAAGTactaagtttctgtttatggtgaaggGAAATTTAGCAAAACatgttggtgatggttgcacaacgtgaCTGATGTAATTGGTGGCACCAAATTGTATACTTGAAAGATGTTGAACCGGCAaatgtgttatctatatttttacaacaataaaaaaattaaaaataaactcagatacttgtaaaaaaaaaaaaaataaaatacagtagaaGCTACCCTGAGTGGTCTTACTAGATGCCTGGAATTTATGGTCCAGTTAAATCATAAGTTTAAGTGTATCCCTGCAGTTACTTTTTCAGAAGGTACACTTCAACTATGGCCATGATCCATTTGGTATTAATTTACCAGTTGTttgagaaaggaaataatcatgATTCTCTAGAAATCTTACTCTGTCAAGAATGCTTATTATAGTTGATAGAATttcattaaaaagtaaaatgaagaaaaaatgccACTTAGGAATGACCCTtccaaaaaaggtatttgaaaagtTGTTACATGTTTGCTCAATGATCTCAACTGTGTCAATTTTCCACAGAATACGCCTATACCTGGCACTTACCACTTGAAAACCTTTATTGAAGAATCCTTATTAAATCCAGTGATAGCAACctacaattttaaaaatgaaggaagaagaaaaccaCCTCTTGTGCACAGAAACAATCCAGTCATAAATGACATTCCCCAGTACATGCCTCCTGACTCACTGGAATTGTTAAAGAAGCAAATGGCCACTTATTCATTTAAAGACAAACCACGGGCAAGCCCCAGCTCACTGGTTTACAAAGATCAGGTAATGCACTGTTAACAGATTGGTGTTTGTGGGAAAGTTACTAGGAGTCCCTGAAGAAAATGCTCTGTGTACATAGAGTATATTGTCCCTAGGAGAAATGAAAAACTTTGAGAATGTCTTATTTCCTACAGAAATCAAACAACAGCTGCCTGATTGGCAAATATGTCCTGCAAGATTTTTCCCTGTGAGGTCTAAGGAGAATACATGGGGAGAAATGTTTCCCTCTTGGTTCTCTGACAGTGGGGAGGTGCTGGCTCTTGGTGGTTTTCCCCCAGTCTGGGGAGCCTCTGGGAATTTATCTGTGTTTGGGCCAGTTTATACAGTTGACCCTCTTCTTTTCAAGTGCAAACTCTGCTTCTTGCTGAGTATCCTTATTAGAGCTTGCATGTAACTGTataccataaaacaaacaaaaaccaaaccccttgccagggagtcaattccgactcatagagggtagaattgctccacagggtttctaagaagtgcctggtggagtccaactgctgaccttttggttggcaggcaTGCtcttaatttttgaaaaatatttgtgtaaaaatgaggCCCGCAGCACTGGGAGGGTCAGATTCTACTCAGCTCTACAGCTTCACCCGTACCATAGGTAACAAAGAGCACTGTTAGGCTTACAGCGCTATGCTAGGCCCTGTGCAGGGGAGGTGTCCTGACTGTGAAGTATTTAAACAGCAATACAAGACGAAATAGATCCAAGCGCTGAGGTAGATAGTGTAGCCAGGAAATGCCAGGGGAAAGTTCAGTGCAGGCTGCACTGAAAGGCCAAAAGCCACCCGGGATTAAGTAGGATTTGAGCTGGACCTTGAATAACGCATGATGTTTGTGCCGGCTTCCACATGCATTCTCTCAGCTGATCTTCCCAAGCATTCTGAAATGCGCAGATTAgactttatccccattttacctgTGAGAATACCGAGGTGAGTAGAGACTAAGTAACTggttcaaggaaaccctggtggcgtagtggttaagtgctacggctgcgaaccaaacggttggcagttcgaatctgccaggtgctccctggaaactctgtggggcagttctactctgtcctatagggtcgctatgagtcggaattgactcgatggcactgggtttggtttggtttggtctgaaCTGGTTCAAAagcacatagctagtaagtaggTGAAGCTGTACTTTTGCCTGAGGGCTTCTGAGCTAATTTCAGCCCACTCTCCAGTCCCCTTTCCAGGCACCCGGTGGCTCTGGGCCTGGGTAATGAGCAGGGGGGCACTTGCGGGGGTGAGGTGTGGGGCACAGCCTTGGCAAATGCTGAGGAATGAGAAGAGCTTGTTCAAGGGACAGAGTTAGGACTTGGACTTTGTTTCTTGGACCTTTGGGCCCCTGTCTCCCTGCCTTAGTATCTCTCATTTAGAAAGAGTTAATAATACAGTCTTCCCAACCTCATCAGAATACTGTTTCCGTAACCCGAGGCGGAACGCGTTGCAGCTAGAGGTTTGAATTAGGTACAAGGGGGTGTGAGGACCACAAAGGACAAAAAGCTTTCAGCAGGATGAACACGTGCCATATCTAACAGCTTAACAAATTGTAACTTTGAAACAGAGCAGGATAATAAATGTTGATTGGGTAGACCTTGTCCTGTTCACTTCAGTG of the Loxodonta africana isolate mLoxAfr1 chromosome 26, mLoxAfr1.hap2, whole genome shotgun sequence genome contains:
- the STPG4 gene encoding LOW QUALITY PROTEIN: protein STPG4 (The sequence of the model RefSeq protein was modified relative to this genomic sequence to represent the inferred CDS: inserted 1 base in 1 codon); translated protein: MDQPVITLTTTNVRDDLGPPSCRHHHRRVLPGSAKPTRKSSSFEREGWWRIALTNTPIPGTYHLKTFIEESLLNPVIATYNFKNEGRRKPPLVHRNNPVINDIPQYMPPDSLELLKKQMATYSFKDKPRASPSSLVYKDQTVQLSPGQYDILPPPVPKYSSRGFVFRSTVPRFPTGCFIPHEGPGPGHYDLKIPPTSSITSCFQSKVPRFLPSRSKTPGPGAYASSAQFPKQSPTVARMGREHSLFFNNXDWLLK